A stretch of DNA from Catenulispora acidiphila DSM 44928:
GGCTCCGGCGCCGAGGGCCCGATGTGGCAGCACGAGCGCGCCGACTGGCAGTGGGCGTTCGCGGTCAACATCTGGGGCGTCTTCCACGGCATCCAGGCCTTCCTGCCGCGCATGATCGCCCAGGACACCCCCGGGCACGTCGTGAATACCAGCTCCCCGGACGGCGGCATCGCGCCGCTGCCCACGGCCAGCGTCTACGCCGTCACCAAATCAGCGATCGTCACGATGACCGAAGCGCTCTACGCGCAGCTGAAGCAGGCCGACGCCAAGATCGGCGCCTCGGTCCTGTTCCCGGGCCCGCACATGGTGCGCACCGGCCTGTGGGAGAGCTACCGCAACCGCCCCGAGCGCTACGCGAAAACCAAGCCGCGTCAGAGCCCGTATCCCACCCTCGAAGGCTGGGAGCAGGCGATGAAGGACGCCGGACTGGAAGCCGAGATGACCGAGCCCGAAGAGGTCGCGGCCCACGCCCTGGAAGGGATCCGGACCGGCGCCTTCTGGATCCTGCCGCGGGGCGGCGGCTCCGACGCCATGATCCGGCGGCGCTCGCAATCGATGCTCGAGCGCGCCAACCCCGCCTACCTGGAGAAGTTCATCC
This window harbors:
- a CDS encoding SDR family oxidoreductase, whose translation is MLTDLPGKSAVVTGAASGIGLAMARLFAAEGMNVVLADVEEPALDKAVAEVGACAVRGARAIGVVTDVSLPESVDVLADCAFDAFPSIDVLCNNAGVGSGAEGPMWQHERADWQWAFAVNIWGVFHGIQAFLPRMIAQDTPGHVVNTSSPDGGIAPLPTASVYAVTKSAIVTMTEALYAQLKQADAKIGASVLFPGPHMVRTGLWESYRNRPERYAKTKPRQSPYPTLEGWEQAMKDAGLEAEMTEPEEVAAHALEGIRTGAFWILPRGGGSDAMIRRRSQSMLERANPAYLEKFILD